The following coding sequences lie in one Crassostrea angulata isolate pt1a10 chromosome 10, ASM2561291v2, whole genome shotgun sequence genomic window:
- the LOC128167157 gene encoding radical S-adenosyl methionine domain-containing protein 2-like: MAFTQYVSIATIPLLIILSAFIAVWIKSRRNRRPPQIPINVRVEDQTTTKEGEPSLKPISVNYHLTRQCNYKCGFCFHTAKTSFVLPIEEARKGLTLLKNDGMEKVNFAGGEPFIVKRGAYLGELVRFCKEDLQLPSVTVVSNGSLITEKWFEKYGKYLDILAVSCDSFDPETNRLIGRCQNSTKKDHLESLYRVRDWCQKYEVAFKINTVVNVHNKNEDMNAYISELGPCRWKVFQCLLIGGENAGKDAIRNAEGMVVTSQEFKDFCERHKNITSLVPESNEQMKDSYLILDEYMRFLDCTRGSKDPSRSLLDVGVKNALKFSGFDEKMFLKRGGKYTWSKADMKLDW; the protein is encoded by the exons ATGGCTTTTACGCAGTACGTCAGCATAGCTACCATCCCGCTCTTGATCATTTTGAGTGCCTTCATTGCTGTATGGATTAAAAGCAGAAGAAATCGAAGACCGCCACAGATTCCGATAAATGTGCGAGTGGAGGATCAAACAACGACCAAGGAGGGGGAACCGTCACTGAAACCCATCAGTGTCAACTACCACTTGACCCGCCAGTGTAACTATAAATGCGGCTTCTGTTTCCACACAGCCAAGACTTCGTTCGTGTTACCCATTGAGGAGGCGAGGAAAGGACTAACATTGCTGAAAAATGATG GTATGGAGAAGGTCAATTTTGCTGGTGGCGAGCCCTTCATTGTCAAGCGCGGGGCTTATTTGGGGGAACTGGTCCGCTTCTGCAAGGAGGACCTTCAGCTGCCAAGTGTGACAGTGGTCAGTAACGGGAGTCTCATCACAGAAAAATGGTTCGAAAAATATG GAAAATACCTGGACATTTTGGCGGTGTCATGTGACAGCTTTGACCCGGAAACAAACCGACTAATCGGCAGGTGTCAGAACTCTACCAAGAAGGACCACTTGGAAAGTTTGTACCGAGTTCGCGATTGGTGTCAGAAATATGAG gTTGCTTTCAAAATCAACACCGTGGTCAATGTCCACAATAAGAATGAAGACATGAACGCTTATATATCGGAACTGGGTCCCTGCCGCTGGAAG GTTTTTCAGTGTCTTTTGATTGGCGGAGAGAACGCTGGAAAGGATGCAATCAGAAACGCGGAAGGGATGGTCGTGACGTCACAGGAATTCAAGGACTTCTGCGAACGCCACAAAAATATCACTAGTTTGGTTCCAGAATCGAATGAGCAG atGAAAGACAGTTATCTCATTCTTGACGAATAC ATGCGGTTTTTAGATTGTACACGGGGAAGTAAAGACCCCTCCCGCTCTTTGCTAGATGTCGGGGTGAAAAACGCCCTCAAGTTCAGCGGATTCGACgagaaaatgtttttgaaaagagGCGGGAAATACACGTGGAGTAAAGCCGATATGAAGCTCGATTGGTAA
- the LOC128164685 gene encoding uncharacterized protein LOC128164685: MESFSSRISNGLQHMSESLFVGMCQMVGTSKEVAIRRETADIDYMLNRQIKTNNKVIKMLSGSRREGFRLKGSDFDYMFWTNDHQVIIDMSQYCNTANTTLIFSDSSESPPGFALLELLTRSKYREVQLACVTMNDRVYISSSTYRQLTCSSVIPNSVVHGPCGSAHIAGIIADIEFDTALSFVSDCWPPSASSWIDRCHSWPDPEVVDDIIRNGCHFVAIGHPLGPHTNEEWRISFSQAEYKVVNSMNHCQFLTYGLLKLFLKEVMYQQSEDTNKLLCSYHMKTTVFWAIQQNTLPHWCPQNLLAGFWVCFKLLLKWVYEGVCPNFFIPQNNLFLTKIHGPAQNRLFLQLHELYKKGLACLLQSSSIRSYIIDVLYDPTLSICTDESTLRSQVDYDVELGRELDLVSLCTKNLFGLIKAMHTIEQLVYSPLTHYQAVTIRTFTATIFQYTAFQLQNIYTNTGFNKQLYIADKLSCQLLKLAAKFGCVSDMLYIAMYYYNTLRYREALFVLEMTKVKLAQPYLMYRDHVDRERYTEAVGGQSWSTKMRQAVAKDVRLDNRIGYISDLLLEQQPALHDKNKPQLFIPVFVMLHFLEFLCYRHVDTTLSQAALDELQVLVHHDQGLYVPHLLRDISWEILGICQQITGNLQAALYSYKQSLAQYPFNNIQTATHRRIQDILSQQ, from the exons ATGGAGTCATTTTCATCAAGAAT AAGCAATGGACTGCAGCACATGTCTGAATCCTTGTTTGTGGGGATGTGTCAGATGGTTGGGACCTCAAAAGAGGTGGCCATAAGGAGGGAGACAGCGGACATCGATTATATGCTGAACAGacaaataaaaactaataataaaGTTATTAAGATGCTGAGTGGAAGTCGCAGAGAAGGTTTCAGACTGAAGGGATCAGATTTTGACTATATGTTCTGGACAAACGACCACCAAGTGATCATAGACATGTCTCAGTATTGCAACACAGCCAATACAACCTTGATTTTCTCTGACAGCTCTGAGAGCCCACCAGGATTCGCTTTACTTGAGTTACTGACACGATCAAAATACAGAGAAGTCCAATTAGCATGTGTCACAATGAATGACCGAGTATATATATCTAGTTCTACATACAGACAGTTGACATGTTCGTCAGTTATTCCTAATTCTGTCGTACATGGACCCTGTGGTAGTGCTCATATAGCAGGGATAATCGCAGATATCGAATTTGACACTGCTTTGAGTTTTGTTAGTGACTGTTGGCCTCCGTCTGCCTCCTCATGGATAGACAGATGTCACTCATGGCCTGACCCTGAAGTTGTTGATGACATCATCAGGAATGGATGTCACTTTGTAGCAATTGGACACCCATTAGGACCACATACAAATGAAGAATGGAGAATTTCATTTTCTCAGGCAGAATATAAAGTTGTGAACTCAATGAACCACTGTCAGTTTTTGACTTATGGATTGTTAAAACTTTTTCTAAAAGAAGTAATGTATCAACAATCAGAAGACACCAATAAACTGCTGTGTTCCTATCACATGAAGACAACAGTTTTCTGGGcaattcaacaaaacacactgcctcactggtgtccacaaaatctcctggctggtttctgggtctgctttaAACTCCTCCTTAAATGGGTGTATGAGGGAGTTTGTCCTAACTTTTTCATACCACAAAACAACCTGTTTCTGACAAAGATCCATGGCCCAGCACAAAACAGATTGTTCCTACAGttacatgaattgtacaagAAAGGTCTAGCCTGTCTGTTACAGAGTTCCTCTATTAGGTCCTACATCATTGATGTCCTGTACGATCCTACACTTTCTATTTGTACCGATGAGAGTACATTGAGGTCTCAAGTTGATTATGATGTAGAACTTGGCAGAGAGTTAGATTTAGTTAGCTTATGCACAAAAAACCTATTTGGCCTTATCAAAGCCATGCACACCATAGAACAGTTGGTATATTCACCCTTGACACACTATCAAGCTGTTACGATACGGACATTTACAGCCACCATATTTCAGTATACTGCATttcaattacaaaatatatacactAACACCGGTTTCAATAAACAGCTATATATTGCGGACAAATTGTCCTGTCAATTGCTGAAATTAGCAGCCAAGTTTGGGTGTGTTTCTGATATGTTGTACAttgccatgtattattacaatacaCTCCGATACAGGGAAGCTTTATTTGTTTTAGAGATGACAAAGGTCAAGTTAGCACAACCGTATCTGATGTATAGGGACCATGTAGACAGAGAGAGGTATACTGAGGCTGTAGGGGGACAGTCCTGGTCTACAAAGATGAGACAGGCCGTAGCAAAAGATGTTAGACTTGATAACAGAATCGGTTATATTAGTGATCTATTACTGGAACAACAGCCTGCTCTGCATGATAAGAATAAGCCTCAATTATTTATCCCAGTGTTTGTAATGTTACATTTCCTGGAGTTCTTGTGTTACAGACACGTTGATACAACATTATCACAAGCAGCTCTAGATGAGCTACAGGTCCTAGTCCACCATGATCAGGGACTGTATGTACCTCATTTACTCAGAGATATCTCCTGGGAGATCCTtgggatctgtcaacagatcacaGGGAACCTCCAAGCTGCTTTATATTCATACAAACAGTCACTCGCGCAGTATCCATTCAACAACATACAAACTGCTACACATAGGAGAATACAGGATATACTCTCACAACAGTAA